TGAACACGGCGCTGGCCTCGCGCCCGAAATTTCCGATTGAAATCCGCAGCGCGGCCGATCCCGCCTGGTCGACTTATGCCGGCTTCATGGCCGCCCTGCCCAAGTAATTACGCCAGCGCGGCCGTCACGATGCGCGTGGCGGCCGTGATGATGTCCTGATTCGTGTCCGCGTTTTTCTGTTCGCGCGTGTAGTACACGGCGATGAGCAGCGGCGCGCCGCTGGGCGGGTAGGCCACGCCGATGTCGTTGACGCTGCCATAGGCGCCCGAGCCCGTTTTATCGGCTACTTGCCAGCCGGCCGGCACGCCGGCGCGGATGCGTTTGTCGCCCGTGGTGTTGCCGCGCATCCATGTGGCCAGTTGCTGGCGCTGCGGCGCCGGCAAGCTATTTTCCAATAACACTTGTTGCAAGCTGTGCGCCATCGACGCAGGGCTGGCCGTGTCGCGCATTTCGCCGGGGATGGCGCTATTCAATTCTGTTTCCCAGCGTTCCAGCTGGAATACCGTATTGCCGATGCTGCGTGCAAACGCCGTCACGGCTTGCGGCCCGCCCAATATTTTCATCAGGAAATTGGCCGCGCTATTGTCGCTGTACTGCAACGTGGCGGCGCACAGCTCGGCCACGCGCATGCCATCGGCCAGATGTTTTTCCGTGATGGGCGAATAGGTGACCAGTTCTTTTTTCTCGTAACGCACGAGCTGTTCCAGCAAGCCCGGCTGGCTGACGCTGCGGGCCAGCACTGCGGCCGCCAGCATGGCCTTGAAGGTGCTGGCCAGGGGGAAGCGTTCGTCGGCGCGGTAGGCAACGCGCAGCTCGCTGCCCTGGCGCCAGGCGGCAACGCCGAGGCGTCCGCCTGCGGCCTGTTCCAGCGCGGCCAGCTGCGTGTGGGCGCTGGCGATGCTGGTGGCGGGTGCGGCAAACAGCAGCGGTGCCGGGCACAGCAGGGTGGCGCCAGCGGCCAGCAGGAGGGTGCGGCGGACGTGGTTCGGGGAGTCAGTCATGGTCTGTAGGTATTTTCGGAGTGGAAAGGGTGGCCAGCAGTTCGCCGATGGCGAGCAGGTTGGCCGGCTTGGTCAGGTGGTGGTCGAAACCGGCCGCGCTCGATTGACTGCGGTCGTTTTCGGCGCCCCAGCCCGTCAATGCGACGAGCACGACCTTGGCGCCGGCCGGTATCCGGCGCAGCGCGCGCGCCACTTCGTAGCCGTTCATGCCGGGCAGCCCGATATCGAGGAAGATGACGTCTGGCAAAAATTGCGGCGCCACGGCCAGCGCCTGCGCGCCATCGTGGGCTACGTGCGTGGCATGGCCCATCATGTCGAGCACGGCGGCAAGGGTTTCGGCCGCATCGACGTTGTCGTCGACCACCAGTACGCGGAAATGGCGGCCGCTGGCGGCGGGGGCGGGCGCGTCCGGTGCGGCGGGGGCTGGGGCTTCCTCCTTCAGCAGCGGCAGGCGCACGGTAAACGTGCTGCCCAGGCCGGCGCCGGGACTGGCCGCCGTGGCGCTGCCGCCATGCAATTCGGCCAGGCGCCGTACCAGCGACAGGCCGATGCCCAGGCCGCCCTGGGCGCGGCCCATGTTTTGTCCCACCTGGGTAAACATGTCGAAGACGGTGGCGATCGACTCGGCGGGAATGCCCACGCCGCTGTCTTCCACCTCGATCAAGACCTCGTTGCCGTTGCGTACCGCGCGCAAGGCGATGTGGCCGCCGGCGGGCGTGTACTTGGCGGCATTGTTGAGTAAGTTGCCCAGCACTTGCGCCAGCCGCGTGGGGTCGGCCTCGAGCGGCAACGCCTGCTCGTCGAGCGTCACCTGCAACTGGTGATGGCTCGCTTCGATCAGCGGCATGCTCGTTTCCACGGCGCTGGCGATGATGGTTTTCAAGTCCGTGCGTTCGAGCTTGAGCTCGATCTGGCCCCGCGTGATGCGCGCCACGTCCAGCAAGTCGTTGACCAGGTGCACCATCTGATTGACTTGCCGCTCCATCACGTCGCGCACGCGCGCCACGGTGGCGGGCTTGTCGGCGGCCAGGCGCATGATTTGCAAGCCGTTGCGGATCGGTGCCAGCGGATTGCGCAGTTCGTGCGCCAGGGTGGCGAGGAATTCCGTCTTGCGCCGGTCCATCTCGGACAGGTTGTCGGCCAGCTGGCGCAGCTGCTGTTCCGAGCGCTTGCGCTCGCTGATGTCGCTGAACAGCACCGTCAGCAGGCGGCTGCCGGGGCCGCCGAGGCGCGCCGCAAAAACTTCGAACCAGCGTTCCATGGCCACGGCTTCGTTTTCGTAGCGCACGGGCTCGCCCGTCTTGACGACCTGGTCGTACAGGTCGAACCAGTGCTGGTCATGGTCGGGCACGAAGCTGCGGATGGTCTTGCCGATGGCATTGTCGAGGCCCGACTGCTTGACGAAGGCGGCGTTGCCTTCCAGGTAGCGGAAGTCCACGGGGCGGCCCTGCTCGTCGTACAGCATTTCAATGACGCAAAAGGCCTGGTCCATCAGCTCGATCAGAGTGCGGTAGCGTTCCTCGCTGCGCCGTAGCGCATCTTCCACCTGTTTCTGGCGCGTGATGTCGAGCAGCACGCCGGGCAATTGCAAGGGGGTGCCATCGGGCGCATATTCCGCGCGGCCCCGCGCGATGACCGAGCGGTACTGACCATCGCCGGCAGCGACGCGGTAGCTGGCCTCGAACGGTGCGTGCGCGTGCAGCGCATGGGCAATTTGCGCGCTGACTTGCTCGCGGTCATCGGGATGGATGATGTCCAGGTAGCGCGCCAACGGCGCCGCCGTGGTCGCATCGGCATTGACGGGGAACAGGCGCGCCATATTGCTGTCGGCCGTCACGCGGTCGGCAACGATGTCCCAGTTCCAGGTGGCCACTTCGCCGGCCGCCAGGGTCAGGCGCAGGGTTTCCTCGTTCTGCTTGCTGGCCGTCAGGTCGAGCGAGATGCCGGACAGGGCGATCACGTTGCCGGCGCCGTCGCTGGCGCAGGTGCCGCGCATGTGCGCCCAGTGCAGTGCGCCATCTGGCCAGCGCACGCGGATATCGATCTCGAAATCGCTGGCGCTGGCAATGGCTGCATGCACCACCGCTTGCCATTGCTGCAGATCGCCGTCGAGCATGGCACCCGTCAGCTGCGCATAATCGATGTGGCTGTCAGGTGGCAGGCCCAGATTGGCCTTGAACGCATCGGAGCCGGCCATACTGCCGCTGCCCAGGTCGATCTCCCACGTGCCCATGCGGCCGCCCTGCATGGCCAGGCGCAGCCGCTGTTCCGTCTGCCGCTGCTGCGTCACGTCGCAATGCGAGCCCAGCCATTCAACGATGCTGCCGTCGGGCGCCAGCACGGGCAGCATGCGCACGAGCATGTTGCGGTAGCTGCCGCTGACGTGGCGCAGCCGGTATTCCGCCTCGAACACGGTCGTCAGATGCGACGGCATGACGTAAGGCAAGTTGCGGTCGTCCGGATGCAGGGCATTGAGCCAGCCGCGGCCCCGCAGTTCGGCTTCCGTCTGGCCCGTGAAGGCGCGCCAGGACGGCTGGTCGGTATCGAACTGGCCGAAGGTTTTCGTGCTCCAGACGATGTCGCAATGGGCGCCCA
This window of the Janthinobacterium agaricidamnosum genome carries:
- the bla gene encoding class A beta-lactamase — encoded protein: MTDSPNHVRRTLLLAAGATLLCPAPLLFAAPATSIASAHTQLAALEQAAGGRLGVAAWRQGSELRVAYRADERFPLASTFKAMLAAAVLARSVSQPGLLEQLVRYEKKELVTYSPITEKHLADGMRVAELCAATLQYSDNSAANFLMKILGGPQAVTAFARSIGNTVFQLERWETELNSAIPGEMRDTASPASMAHSLQQVLLENSLPAPQRQQLATWMRGNTTGDKRIRAGVPAGWQVADKTGSGAYGSVNDIGVAYPPSGAPLLIAVYYTREQKNADTNQDIITAATRIVTAALA
- a CDS encoding hybrid sensor histidine kinase/response regulator, giving the protein MPEPSQHSHDIISSPAAAQAAHRLLGAHCDIVWSTKTFGQFDTDQPSWRAFTGQTEAELRGRGWLNALHPDDRNLPYVMPSHLTTVFEAEYRLRHVSGSYRNMLVRMLPVLAPDGSIVEWLGSHCDVTQQRQTEQRLRLAMQGGRMGTWEIDLGSGSMAGSDAFKANLGLPPDSHIDYAQLTGAMLDGDLQQWQAVVHAAIASASDFEIDIRVRWPDGALHWAHMRGTCASDGAGNVIALSGISLDLTASKQNEETLRLTLAAGEVATWNWDIVADRVTADSNMARLFPVNADATTAAPLARYLDIIHPDDREQVSAQIAHALHAHAPFEASYRVAAGDGQYRSVIARGRAEYAPDGTPLQLPGVLLDITRQKQVEDALRRSEERYRTLIELMDQAFCVIEMLYDEQGRPVDFRYLEGNAAFVKQSGLDNAIGKTIRSFVPDHDQHWFDLYDQVVKTGEPVRYENEAVAMERWFEVFAARLGGPGSRLLTVLFSDISERKRSEQQLRQLADNLSEMDRRKTEFLATLAHELRNPLAPIRNGLQIMRLAADKPATVARVRDVMERQVNQMVHLVNDLLDVARITRGQIELKLERTDLKTIIASAVETSMPLIEASHHQLQVTLDEQALPLEADPTRLAQVLGNLLNNAAKYTPAGGHIALRAVRNGNEVLIEVEDSGVGIPAESIATVFDMFTQVGQNMGRAQGGLGIGLSLVRRLAELHGGSATAASPGAGLGSTFTVRLPLLKEEAPAPAAPDAPAPAASGRHFRVLVVDDNVDAAETLAAVLDMMGHATHVAHDGAQALAVAPQFLPDVIFLDIGLPGMNGYEVARALRRIPAGAKVVLVALTGWGAENDRSQSSAAGFDHHLTKPANLLAIGELLATLSTPKIPTDHD